The stretch of DNA AATTGTTCGCATGACGTGGTATTTTTGGACCTCGCCCATGCAGCCAACTCGGAATACTTTGCCCTTTAGGTTTCCAAATCCACCTGCAACTAGAACTCGGAATTTGTCTGCAAGTGTGTTTCTAAAGGTCTTGTCCTCTAGTCCTTGTAGGTAGTTTAGTGCGACCACAACTGTTGATCTTGCGTCTTCTTTTGCAAATGGAGTCAGGCCAAGCTCGGATAATCCAGAATAGAGTGCTTGTGAGCATACTCGGTGTCTTCTGATTCTGTTGTCTAGGCCTTCTTCTAGTATGACGTTCATTGCCTCTCTGTATGCATATAGCAACGGGAGGGCTGGCGTGAATGGAGTGTGTTTTGCCTCTTCGTAATAGTGGAAATATCTTGATAAATTAAAGTACATTGTCTTTGGCGGATTTGCGTTCATGTATTTTTTGGCCCGCTCGTTTACCACAATTGGTGAGATTCCCGGCGGTGCCGCAAATGCCTTTTGTGCTCCAGTCATTGCAACGTCGATTCCCCACTTGTCCATTTCTAGGTCTTCGCCGCCGACAATGGAAACGCCGTCTACTACATAGAACGCGTCGTTTCTTGCTGTAAGATCCTTGATTTTATCCAAATATTTTATCATGGTTCCAGTTGAAGTCTCATTCCATACGCAATAGAACGCCTTGACGTCCTTGTTGTTATCAAATGCTTCCTTTACTTGATCAAATGTTACGTTTGTTCCAGGGGTGCTTTCCAGTTTTATGACTTTGGCGCCGGCCCATTCCAGCATTTGCGCCAGTCTTCCGGAGAACTCTCCGTTTGTTGGGATGATTACCTTGTCCCCAGGCTTTACAATATTGATAACGCTTGCTTCAACAGCTCCTGTTCCGGATGCTGAAAGCAAGACTGCCTCGCCGCTACTCTTGAAAACTTTTTGAGTTTTTTCTACGGCGTCTTGGTATAATTCTACAAAATCGTCACTTCTATGGTTAATCATTGGCGTGATCATTGCGCGCATTACTCGCTCTGGTACGTTTGTTGGACCAGGCAACATGACTAGATATTCCATAAGCAGTTTGACCTGTTTTGCGGGCTTTATTTAAAACTAAAGTTTGGCCAGGCGATCTTGTGCATTAATTTTCAGCAAAACCTTTGCGGTTCCTTGCGGCACAAACTCGGCCCAGCTTTGTCCTGTTGCTATTTTTTGCCTAATGTCAGTTCCGGACAGGATCTCTCTTTGCTTTAGTGGAACTGATATCACTTTGATTCCGCGCTTTTTGTACAATTCGTGCGTAAAATCATCGTTTGAAAACACCACATCATATTTTGGAATTATGCTATCAACATGATAAGTCCACTTGGCATGATCGTTTACGTCTGGCACAAAATAGATCTTGCATTTCTGCAAATCAGATTTTTCCACGGATGACTCTATCATTTCTTTTCGCTCTTCTGCTGAAAATGGATTTCTTTTTTCATTGAATCGATTAGAGCTGCCAATTCCTATTGCCAAATTGTCCACTTGGGTCAGTGCAAATTTTACTGCGGCTAAATGCCCCAAATGAAAAGGCTGGAATCTGCCTATGAGAAGACCATCCATGATTTTTTTCCTTGCACTTGATTTAAAAACTAAACAATGAAACCAGAACAAATGGAAGCACTGCGAATCGACGGCTCGCACGGCGAAGGCGGAGGACAAATCTTGCGCTCCGCACTAACGCTTTCTGCCATAACGCAAAAGCCAATCAAAATAGAAAACATTCGTCACAATCGCAAGATACCAGGCCTCAGACCATCACATCTATCCACGATCAAGATTCTCGGCAAAATTTGTAACGCAAAAATTGACGGACTGTCAGTAGGATCTACCAGTATAACATTTTCGCCAGGACAGATCCAAGACATAAAACTGCAGGAAAATGTAGGAACAGCTGGCAGCATTTCATTGATTTTGCAGGCAATAATTCCGGCTGTGGCACTTGCAGGAAAAAAACTGGAATTGTCAATTTCTGGAGGAACAGATGTTCCGTGGAGTCCCACATCAAATTACACGAAGTTTGTTCTAGGCGAAGCATTTTTGCGCCTTGGCATAAAATTTGAAATGAATATCAAAAAACGCGGCTATTACCCAAAGGGGGGAGGCCAAATAGACCTCACAGTTTTTCCATGTCGGAAGCTAATTCCAATACATCTCTCAAAGAGAACCACAAAGAACGTAAAAATTCTCTGCTCTTTTTCTGGGTTAAACCAAAATGAAATATCAAATTCAATTGCATCTGCAAAGGATGTTTTACAAAAGCAAGGATTCTCCACACAATCACAAATCACAGAAGACCGAGCGCTAAATCCCGGAGCATCCTTTCTGATGTATAGTCATGATTCTGATTCAATTAATGGTGCAGACGAGCTGTTTGATCCCAAGGAAGAGTTTGGCAAAAATTCCACATCTGCATTTGTATCGTCGAATTTTGGTGCAGATACAAATCTGTCTGATATGCTAGTAACGCCTCTTGCTCTTATCCGAGAAATGTCGATTTTTACTGTACAGCAAATCTCAACACACTTGGAGACAAATCTCTACATCACATCAAAGATTACTGGCTGCAAGTACGGCGTAGGCAAAATCAACAGTGGCTATGAAATACGAATAACAGGCTTAGAGACCAGCATCTAGTATTGCGGCAAATAACAACACCAAAACGGACAGAACAACGGTTACTTCGCCTACAATTATGATCTTTTTGCGCAGCTTGGTTATCTGTTCCTGGCTAAGCTGGCCCTGCATTATCTTGTCTTCTACTTCTTTTCTGATTATTCTCACATGTAATGCAAATGAACCCAAAAGGGCAGCTACTAAAAACATCTTGATTATCAGCATCATCCCATAGCTGGATGTAAACAAAAATTCAGGCCTATTCAGAATCTGGTGGGAGTTCCACACGCCAGTTGCAATCAAAATCAATAGGGCAGGTATTGCAATTTTGTTAAATCGTCTACCAACTTTGATCATTATCTGTAGTCGTTCTTGCATTGTTGGCACCATCGACTTGAGAATCGGAGCAAAAACTATGGCAATGAATAATGAGCCGCCAACCCAGATCGCCGAACAAATCAAGTGAATCCACGTGATGATTGCCTGCTCTAGTGCCAATGAACTCTTGCGCTTGCTTTCAAATATTATCTAAGTGAAACCAACATTTTTTAGTTCAGATAATTTGGTACCATTCGTTGGCGCTTCAAAGCAAAATGATTCTGTATGTAGCAATAGGCGGCCTACTTGCAATGCTTGGCGGTATCACTTGGTATGCAAGTCTTGACAATCCCAAACTAGCTCAGGTCGAAATAGACATGGGCACAGTCAAACTAGTAAGTGAGAATACCATAGAGGGTAAAGCAAGACTTGACGTGGGATTTGTAATAAAGAACCCAAGCGACAAGACATTTACCATATCTAGAATCGACTATGAATTATTTGCAAATGGCGTCTCAATTGGCAAAAGCCAGTATTCCACAGAAGACGTTGCAATGCCTGGACGCGCAGCATTCTATCCAAATGCCGAAATCGAGCTTCCAAGCCCATTTACTCTTACTAAAACAACAGAGAACGCAGACGCATACACTGCTATAACATCAAAAAGTCCAGTCGTGTATTCAGCCAAAGGCCTAGTCGTAGTAGAATCTGCTTGGAGCCTAGTCGAAAAAGAATTCAACGTTTCTCAATAATTTTGTAAAAGGTGGGCCGAGAGAGATTCGAACTCTCGATCACCGCCGTGTCGAGGCGGTATCCTAACCAACTAGACTACCGGCCCAATAAAGTACAGGCCATGAGCTCTACATTATTAACCTTTAAGCGGCATCAACAGATTCATGAGCGAATTCTCCAGCCAAGAAAAATCTGGACTCTACAAGGCAATCTACACAAGGCGAGACGTAAGATCTCACTTTAACTCAAAACCAATTCCTGATGAGACACTAGCCAGAATTCTTAATGCAGCTCATCACGCACCGTCTGTTGGGTTCTCCCAGCCATGGAATTTTGTTTTGATTAGAGAAAACACCACAAAACAAAAGGTCAAAGAATCTTTTGAAGCTGAAAAATCCCGCTCATCAAGTGATGTAGATGATCAAAAAAAGGAAAAATATCTCTCACTAAAGCTGGAAGGAATTTTGGAATCTGACGTGAATCTATGCATCACCTATGATCCAACTAGGTTCGGCCCGTTTGTGATCGGCCGATCCAGCATCCCAGAAACAGGAATCTATAGTGTTTGTTGCGCAGTGCAGAATCTGTGGCTTGCAGCCCGTTCAGAAGGAATCGGTGTGGGCTGGGTCAGCATTCTATCCAATGAAACCCTAAGGCAAGCACTGAATCTGCCAGAGCACATTGTACCGGTTGCATATCTATGCCTTGGGCATGTGGAAGAATTTGCAGAAAAGCCGGACTTGGAGACTGCCAAATGGCTTCCACGCCTTGAGCTCAAGGACGTTGTATATTTTGAAAAATGGGGCCAAACATCAAGTGATCTCTGGAACAAAATCAACGAGCTAATCAGAACAAATCTTGATTATGTTTTTATGAAGTAAAACCTTCGGTTTTGTGCTGGGCTTGTAGCGCAGAGCCAATTTCGGCGCGCAACATGGATAGCGCAGTAGCCTCCTAAGTTACAGGTCGAGGGATCGAAGCCCTCCAAGCCCGCTTACCATTATTTCACCAAGTATTGCCAAACTTACTTTCTAATTTAAATAAAGAACAGAGAAACCTAACCTGATGAAAATAGTTGTAATCTCTGGCAGCCCACGAAAGCAGGCAGTAACACAAGTAATGATGAAGTTCGTTTATGACTACGCCAAATCAAAAAACGCAGAAACAAAATTCATCAATTTGTCCGATGGCATGGTTGACTGCTACAAGGGATACGACGTGACCTATTCTGATACAACGACACAGGCGGCAAAGGACATCATGGATGCAGACGTCTGGTTGGTTGGCACGCCCATCTACAACTCATTTTTCAGCGCCGCACTCAAAAATCTCTTCGAGTATGTCAACTACAAGTCCACTGCCGGAAAAACCGCAGGACTTGCAATTTTGGCCTCAGGACAAATTGGCTTTACGGACGTGCAGACACTGCTGACCCAGCTGATGTCGTACTTTAGGGTCATAACAAACCCCAAGGCAGTATTCATGACAGTAGAACAAATCAAGGATGGAATAATCGACGAGGCAGGCAAAGCCAGGCTCAGGGAACTAGTTGATGAAACATTACTTTTGGCTTCTAGACCGAAGTAGAGCCAGCAGGTAGGTACACTACCTTGAATATTTTGACGATATAGTCACCATCAAAGATTTTTGTGATCTTTGATCCGCTGACATCTCTTACTCGGAACTTGTACTCATAAGAGCCGTCTTCTTTGACATCGGTTTGTGCAAAGTGGACCGGATCACCGTTTTTGAATATCTGTATGATTACTGGATGGCCCTCAACTGGGTTTGCAATTTTTCCCTCAACAAATCCCCAAGGAAGCTTGTTGTTTTTTGGAGCAGAAAATGGCACTTCCGTTTTTTCTAGTCCAATTGAAGAATTTATTGGAGTCAGGCTTGTTTCTGCAAATGCAGAATTTACGGTTGCCATTACAATTGCAAATGCAAGTGTTGCAATGACTGCCTTGACGAACATTAAGCAACTTCTGCCCAAGTCAAATATTAAGATGACGTATCAATGATACACATGGAACAGCTAAACGATGGTTGTGTCTGCAAGTGCCATTTTGGCGGCGCAATAAGCTGCCCTGGATGCAAGAAAAACCATCGCGGAGCAAAAACCTGCGCTCACTGCAAGTGAGTTATCTTTTCTTTGCGGCAGCCGCTTTCAAATTTGCAAGTTCTGCCTTTAGCGCCTCTATTTGGACAAGTGTCTCTAAATTGGCAATTTCCTGTCGCATCCTGTTGATTTCATTGTCCTTGAGCTTCACCTCATCTTTGAGCTCGTTTAGCTCAGCAGTAAACGACTCACGAAATCGATTTAGCTCGTCTACAGAGATGTTTGTTGTTCTAGTCGAGCTTTTTTTTTCCTCATGCGGATGGCTATGGGCGTGTTCTGCATGAGAATGCTCGTGGCCGCCATGCTTTTTGGTCCAGTCAGCGCTTTTTTGCGCCAAATAGCAGATTGCAACCAAAAACCAAGTAACTATGAGAGAAACTAGGAGCAGTTGGTTCAGCGCCGGAGGCATGTAGAAGTATAGGCCAGTTAAAGATACTGCAAAACAACCAGTAACGACTGTTGCTAGGTGGTTTCGCAGATAACCCATGTTTTAAGGCTAGAAAAGTCGAATATAACGTTAATGCTGAATCCCATAATAATAAAAGAAAAGATAAACGAAGTTTATTCGTCTTTTTCTGATACGATAATCTCTTGCGGGACTTCGGATTGTAAAATCTTTATTTTTGACAGAAGCTCATTTCTGAGATCGCGTGCAACCCTTCGCACAGTTGGTCTTGGAACGCCGAGTTCTTCGACAACTTTGCTGTAAATGTCTTGCTTGTCTGTCAGCCCCTTCTCAAGGTAGGTGTTGATTGCTGCTTTGATAACGGTGCTTTGATTTGTGCGATTCACAAATTGTAATTTTTCCCGATCTATATAAGACTATAACTTTTCTTGGGAAAAAATTGTAGAGTTTTCCGAGCTGCAAAAAATTATTATAATATGTAAAGTCGTAACGATCCCCGGAGCATTACAAAACGATTTTCGATTCGGACAAAAATCCAAAAATTAAAAATTGTAATTTTTACAAAACACTTTCAAAATAATTCAATAGCAAGACTCTTATGCTCAGAGGCGAATCGTGGTATAATTGACCCAGGCAACAATAGAAACCAAGTTTGGAAAAATTGTATTTAAATTGCTGCCGGAACTTGCGCCAGAACACGTACGAAACTTTGTAAAACTTGCCCAGTCCGGATTTTACGATGGAACTTTGTTCCACAGGGTGATTCCCGGGTTTATGATTCAGGGTGGAGACCCAAACACAAAGACCGCAGACAAGTCCAGGTGGGGTCAGGGCGGCCCAGGCTATACAATCAAGGCGGAATTCAACACAAGATCACATCTACGAGGAATAGTATCTATGGCAAGAGCAATGGATCCAAACAGCGCAGGCTCGCAGTTCTTTATAGTAACTTCAGACAGCACGTTTTTGGACAGGCAATACACCGTCTTTGGCGAAGTCCTAGAGGGAATGCCAGTAGCCGACCAAATTGTTTCCCAACAAAGGGACAGAAATGACTGCCCTCTGCAAGAAGTACGAATGACAAAGGTTACAATCTCTGAATAAACATGAAAGCAATTCTTGCAATATTGTTGATATCTGGTATATTTTCATATTCGGCGTTTGCGCAAGAAATCAAAATCGGCGAGCCGGCAGTCCAGCAGGTCTCCATTAGAATCTCAGAAAATGGGGACGTGCACGTAACCCATGAAGTCGAAAAATCAAACAGTCCAAAGCAAGTCGAGTTTCTATCACCTGACTTTACCAATTTTACCATAATTGATGATGAGGGAGAAGAGCCAATGTATGCAGAGGCCGGCGGGGAAAATCCAGGAATTGTCCTGTTCCCGACGCGTGATGATGTCACAATAGAATACGACGTTGAGGGAATAATACAAAAAAAGAACGGTCTGTGGACGTGGGACTATGTCTATTTGGCAGAAACCGCATTTTATTTGCCGCAAGGAGTGGATTTGTTCTACGTAAATGAAAATCTAGTCAGACTGGGAGACCAGAGGGGATTCCTCTGCCATGGATGCCAAATGAAGCTGGAATACGAACTAGAGCCAACTGTTATAACAAAACAAGTAACATGGGAAGGCCAAATATTTGATGTTAAAATCATAACCCAGACAGAAATTTCTGAGCTGACTCTAGATCAACCAAACAAGATTCTCAGCTTCGATATTACAGAACCAAACAAGTACATCACACTGATAATTCCGCAAGACTTGTTGTGGAACCCATATCAAGTGTCACTCAACGACAAGCCAATACTAAAGCAAGAGCGAACAAGCCAAGACGGCAATGTCTGGCTACATCTCTATCCGCATGAGGCAGGAACAATAACAATTCTAGGTGTATCGGTTGTGCCGGAATTCCCGCTTGCCACAGTTTTGGTGTTGAGTGCAGCAATGGTTGCCGTGGTTTATTCCACCAGGCTCAGTCGCCGCTAGAGCCACAAGAGCAAAACCCATACTCGTCAATTCGGACATTGCACATGGGGCATTTTTCCCCATAGTCGACCTCCCAAGGTTCCTTTCCAAACAATTTGTAGTGATCGTCAATTTCCAGCGGGATGATTCTTTTTTTACCCAACAAATTTCCTAGTGCATTTTGGTATAATAATGTGAGTCAGAATTATTAACGCAAATCATTTTGTATCAAACAATGAAGTGCGATTGCGGATGCCATTGTATCAAATGTAAGAGCCCAAATTTGGAATCATTCCAGGTGGGAGAAAAAGAATCAGACGGATATTTTGAGATGCACCATACTTGTCTTCAATGTAATACACACTTTGATCATCTGGACGGAACTATCTTCCAAAAATGCGACATCTGCAAGTATTCTAGTTGAGCAGTACCTTGTGGTAAAAGGTCTTTTTCTCTTCAGAGCTCTTTTCCAGCTCCTTGTTAAATGCCATCTTTGCTAATATCTTTGATACTGCAAGCGGGCTTGCAATCATTCCGTGCTGGAGCAGCTGCTCTACGGTCTCTGATACTGTTCGTGGCTTTGAGAAAAATCCATCTAACTCCAATCCTTCAATCTTGCTTGGCAGCTCTTCTGGCGAGATTTGCCTTGGCGCGGTAAACTCTGGCTCGTGTACTTCTGCGTCCTTGAGCATCTTGAGATAGCTCAGGTTTGATTCGTATGTTGCGGCAATGTCTTGCGCTTCCAGTGTTGGTTCCTCGGTCACTACTTTTGCCGAGTTTTCCTGCAGTCTGAACGCCAAGTCGGCAATCACCTGGGATGCAGTGTCGTTGTCGATGTAAAAGTCACGCGAGTCAATCTCGACTTCGTTTGCGCCGAACCTGAGCCTTATCTTTGCCATTATACTAAAACTGCTGCAGAATTCGATTTATCTTGCAAGCTTAAATGAACTCAAAGGGCGGATCAAAACTTTTACACACCAAATGATGATCTTTTTGCCTCCTTTGCACAAAAGCCAATTTCAGAGTATTAGGCATGGCAAAAAAGGCAGCAGCCGTAATCATAGTGATAGTGAGCCTGATGGTATTTGGCTATACGCAGTACGCATCTGCCTCGCAAATCAATGCCAAGATAACAGAAAGCAAGCTATTGGAAAAATCAGACAAGGGCTCGCTGTACAATTTGCAGCTGGAATTTAACAACCCATCATTGCTGTTTCTCACTGCAGGAAAAACTGAATTTACAATAATTGCAAACGACAAGACAATTGGAGCAGGCGAGCTGGACCCATTTGCATTACCGGCACTGGGCACTGCAACAACTAGCGGAGTCTGGCTAAAAGACCAGGCAGCATCGGAAAACTCACAGGTAAAGATTTCCGGCGTTACAAAATACCAGCTATTGTTTGCGTCAATAGATGTGCCGTTTACGTATTACCCAACATACGACCAGACTAGGGAATTTATAGCAGACGCATAATTTTTCAAACAATGCTTACTGTTTTTGGCTCTACTGCCCTAGATACGATTCGCACGCCAGATAAAATACTAAAAGATGTCCTTGGCGGGGCTGCAACATTTGCAGGAATATCTGCCAGCTTTTTTGTAGAGACTGGTCTGATAGCAGTGGTTGGAACCGACTTTCCAAAAAAATATCACAATATTCTAAAAAAATATCTGGACTTGGAAGGCCTTGCAATACACAAGGGCAAGACATTCCGTTATGACGGCAGCTACGACAAAACTCTGTCCACTAGGACCACAAACAAGACAGAGCTTAATGTTTTAGGATCGTTTCAGCCAGTGGTGCCGGAAAAATACAGAAAATCCCAATTTGTGTATCTGGCAAACAACGACCCAGACCAAAACACAAAGATCATCCGCGAATTTGACAATGTAAAATTTTCCATGTGTGATACAATTGAATTTTGGATAAACTCCAAGCGAAATTCCGTAATCAAGATGATCGGCTCAGTTGACGCCGTTGTGATTAATGACGAAGAGGCAAAACTGCTCACAAAAGAACACAATCTGATCAAGTGCGCCAAAAAAATGATGGGCTGGGGCGCAAAATACGTAATTATAAAAAAAGGAGAGCACGGCTCGCTTCTATTTTTTGACGATGTCATATTTCCTTCAGTTGCGTTCTCCCTGGAAGATATTGTGGACCCTACAGGCGCAGGCGATTCCTTTGCGGGCGCAATGATTGGATATTTGGCAAGCAAAAACTCCACTAGTCTTTCTGAAATCAAAAAGGCAGTAGTATATGGAAATGTCATGGGCTCTTTTGCCGTAGAAAAGTACGGCCTTGACGGATTAACCAGCACAACCAAGGCCAAGATCCAAAACAGAATAAAAAAATACCAATCAATGATTGATTTCTGAAAGGTTATCTAGCGGATCTACCCGTGGGATTTTGATGGACAGACTAGATGAGATATTTGCAATGCAAAAGGGACTAGCCGAGATGATGAACTTGGATAGATACCCAAAGGACTCGGAAGGTCGAGTATCTGCACTGGCCACTGCCATAATGCATGAGGCAGTAGAACTACAGCGCACAACAAACTGGAAGTGGTGGAAAAAACCGACTCCGTTTAGTATAGATGACGCAAAAGAGGAGCTAATCGACATTTGGCATTTTGTGGTGCAGGCATCTTTGGAGCTAAACCTCACGCCAGACGATATTGTATCAGAATACAGAAAGAAAAACGAAATTAATCGAAACAGGCAGAAAAACGGCTACTAGATTATAATCTGTTCCAGCTTGGTCTTGCCAATCAGATCAACTAACTTTACTTTTTGAAAATTTGCAATTTCTTTTTTTGATATTGTCAGTACTGGATCAGGGGAGACTGAATTTATTATCCGATTAGAGTTATCCGTTCCATATTTGTGCAGGCAAAACAGTGCGTGGCCTGTCTTGTGGCCTGACACTTCTTTTCCGCAAACAATGATTGTGTGCAGGCCTGGATTCTGATTTACGTATCTTACCAGCTCATCAATTCCCTTGTTCTCTGAGAAAAGTCTTGCAGCAACTGCAATTTTGTCCATCATATCAGACTGTGAGATTTCCTTTAGCAGATCTATGCTGGACAATGTGCAGATTGCAATGCCGCTTGATTTTCCGACGAACTTTTCCTCCGGAATAGGAAAAACAACTTTGCAGATTTCGCCTGCAATTTGGCCCAGATTCATAGTGATTTTATTATTCTAGCCGTGGTCTGCAGGTGTTTTTGCGTTATTTGTGGCTGTACGGGCAGTGAAAGGACACTTTTTGCAGCCCATTCCGTGTTTGGCAGCTTTGCCTTTTGGTTATAATATGGAGTCTTGTGTACTGGCATGCCATAGTATACTGTGGCGCCAATTCCGTTTTCGTTTAGTGCTTTGGAAATCTTGTCCCTGTTTTTGCTAGCTATGGTATACAAATACCAGTTTACCTTTTCGTGCTTTCTTGGTATGGGTAGTGTCACATCTGCGCCAGAAAGCAATTCTGTTAGAATTTTGGCGTTCTGTGATCTTTTCCTCAAAAATCCTGCAAGCTTTTTCATCTGTACTTTAGCAATTGCTGCATTGATTTCCGGCAATCGCAAGTTTAGGCCCAGAATTCTGGTATCATATCCATGAACCATCCCGTGGTTTCTAATCATCAGTAATTTGTCGCGAAGCTTTTCACTTGATGTAGTGATTACTCCACCTTCGCCAGATGTCATTACTTTGGCAGCATAGAGACTAAAGCAACCAAGCTCCGAGAATGTACCTGTCTGTTTTCCTCGGTATGTGGAGCCCATCGATTGTGCGGCATCCTCTATTATTGGAATGTGGCTTTTGCGCGCAATTTCGGATATTTCATCAATGTATGATACATTTCCGTACAGGTGTACGGGGATGATCGCCTTAGTCTTTTTTGTGATTTTTTTTCGTAGGTCTTCTGGATCCATGGTGTAATTGTCACGTCTGATATCTACGAAGACTGGCTTTGCACCAACAGAGACTACAGAATTTGCGGTGGCAACAAAGGTAAATGACGGTAATACCACCTCATCGCCAGATTTCACATCAAGGGCATAAAGGGCAGCTTGCAGTGCAGCAGTGCCAGAATTAACAGCAATTGCATATTTTGATTTTACAAAAGAGCATACCAATCTTTCAAATTCCTGGACATTAGGCCCACCGTCTCTAGCAGCAGATGTCAGTGTTCCTTTTTTTAAAACGGCAGTGACTTCGGCAATTTCCTCTCTGCCAACTATGGGAATGTTGACTGGAATCTTCATGATTTGTCGTTTTACATGGATGGTAATTAAACCTCATTTCATAAATGGACAATTCTTATATCCAAATCACAATTTTTGGCAATTACATGTCTCGTCACTTGCAGAAAACAGATCCGGGATACAAGGTCTACCTGTACATTTTCTATGTCTGCGCTTTTGTGATGTTATCTATTATGGCCTATGGAACATGGGCAATGCTTACTGAATGGCAGCAAAAGGGCACCTATGTGATGGGAGAGGTACTAGTCACCACACACATTCCGTTTCCTCACTTTGCAAAACTGATCACGTGGCTTTTCTTTGCGTGTATTATAGGCTGGTACTGCGTTTCCAGAATTGGCTGGAAAA from Candidatus Nitrosotenuis aquarius encodes:
- a CDS encoding pyridoxal-phosphate-dependent aminotransferase family protein translates to MEYLVMLPGPTNVPERVMRAMITPMINHRSDDFVELYQDAVEKTQKVFKSSGEAVLLSASGTGAVEASVINIVKPGDKVIIPTNGEFSGRLAQMLEWAGAKVIKLESTPGTNVTFDQVKEAFDNNKDVKAFYCVWNETSTGTMIKYLDKIKDLTARNDAFYVVDGVSIVGGEDLEMDKWGIDVAMTGAQKAFAAPPGISPIVVNERAKKYMNANPPKTMYFNLSRYFHYYEEAKHTPFTPALPLLYAYREAMNVILEEGLDNRIRRHRVCSQALYSGLSELGLTPFAKEDARSTVVVALNYLQGLEDKTFRNTLADKFRVLVAGGFGNLKGKVFRVGCMGEVQKYHVMRTISSIGSTLEMMGYKTKQMEALKVAEDKLKQL
- a CDS encoding nicotinamide-nucleotide adenylyltransferase produces the protein MDGLLIGRFQPFHLGHLAAVKFALTQVDNLAIGIGSSNRFNEKRNPFSAEERKEMIESSVEKSDLQKCKIYFVPDVNDHAKWTYHVDSIIPKYDVVFSNDDFTHELYKKRGIKVISVPLKQREILSGTDIRQKIATGQSWAEFVPQGTAKVLLKINAQDRLAKL
- the rtcA gene encoding RNA 3'-terminal phosphate cyclase, coding for MKPEQMEALRIDGSHGEGGGQILRSALTLSAITQKPIKIENIRHNRKIPGLRPSHLSTIKILGKICNAKIDGLSVGSTSITFSPGQIQDIKLQENVGTAGSISLILQAIIPAVALAGKKLELSISGGTDVPWSPTSNYTKFVLGEAFLRLGIKFEMNIKKRGYYPKGGGQIDLTVFPCRKLIPIHLSKRTTKNVKILCSFSGLNQNEISNSIASAKDVLQKQGFSTQSQITEDRALNPGASFLMYSHDSDSINGADELFDPKEEFGKNSTSAFVSSNFGADTNLSDMLVTPLALIREMSIFTVQQISTHLETNLYITSKITGCKYGVGKINSGYEIRITGLETSI
- a CDS encoding DUF4149 domain-containing protein, yielding MALEQAIITWIHLICSAIWVGGSLFIAIVFAPILKSMVPTMQERLQIMIKVGRRFNKIAIPALLILIATGVWNSHQILNRPEFLFTSSYGMMLIIKMFLVAALLGSFALHVRIIRKEVEDKIMQGQLSQEQITKLRKKIIIVGEVTVVLSVLVLLFAAILDAGL
- the bluB gene encoding 5,6-dimethylbenzimidazole synthase, coding for MSEFSSQEKSGLYKAIYTRRDVRSHFNSKPIPDETLARILNAAHHAPSVGFSQPWNFVLIRENTTKQKVKESFEAEKSRSSSDVDDQKKEKYLSLKLEGILESDVNLCITYDPTRFGPFVIGRSSIPETGIYSVCCAVQNLWLAARSEGIGVGWVSILSNETLRQALNLPEHIVPVAYLCLGHVEEFAEKPDLETAKWLPRLELKDVVYFEKWGQTSSDLWNKINELIRTNLDYVFMK
- a CDS encoding NADPH-dependent FMN reductase encodes the protein MKIVVISGSPRKQAVTQVMMKFVYDYAKSKNAETKFINLSDGMVDCYKGYDVTYSDTTTQAAKDIMDADVWLVGTPIYNSFFSAALKNLFEYVNYKSTAGKTAGLAILASGQIGFTDVQTLLTQLMSYFRVITNPKAVFMTVEQIKDGIIDEAGKARLRELVDETLLLASRPK
- a CDS encoding peptidylprolyl isomerase, with amino-acid sequence MTQATIETKFGKIVFKLLPELAPEHVRNFVKLAQSGFYDGTLFHRVIPGFMIQGGDPNTKTADKSRWGQGGPGYTIKAEFNTRSHLRGIVSMARAMDPNSAGSQFFIVTSDSTFLDRQYTVFGEVLEGMPVADQIVSQQRDRNDCPLQEVRMTKVTISE
- a CDS encoding PfkB family carbohydrate kinase, with product MLTVFGSTALDTIRTPDKILKDVLGGAATFAGISASFFVETGLIAVVGTDFPKKYHNILKKYLDLEGLAIHKGKTFRYDGSYDKTLSTRTTNKTELNVLGSFQPVVPEKYRKSQFVYLANNDPDQNTKIIREFDNVKFSMCDTIEFWINSKRNSVIKMIGSVDAVVINDEEAKLLTKEHNLIKCAKKMMGWGAKYVIIKKGEHGSLLFFDDVIFPSVAFSLEDIVDPTGAGDSFAGAMIGYLASKNSTSLSEIKKAVVYGNVMGSFAVEKYGLDGLTSTTKAKIQNRIKKYQSMIDF
- a CDS encoding dUTPase, translating into MDRLDEIFAMQKGLAEMMNLDRYPKDSEGRVSALATAIMHEAVELQRTTNWKWWKKPTPFSIDDAKEELIDIWHFVVQASLELNLTPDDIVSEYRKKNEINRNRQKNGY
- a CDS encoding DegT/DnrJ/EryC1/StrS family aminotransferase, translated to MKIPVNIPIVGREEIAEVTAVLKKGTLTSAARDGGPNVQEFERLVCSFVKSKYAIAVNSGTAALQAALYALDVKSGDEVVLPSFTFVATANSVVSVGAKPVFVDIRRDNYTMDPEDLRKKITKKTKAIIPVHLYGNVSYIDEISEIARKSHIPIIEDAAQSMGSTYRGKQTGTFSELGCFSLYAAKVMTSGEGGVITTSSEKLRDKLLMIRNHGMVHGYDTRILGLNLRLPEINAAIAKVQMKKLAGFLRKRSQNAKILTELLSGADVTLPIPRKHEKVNWYLYTIASKNRDKISKALNENGIGATVYYGMPVHKTPYYNQKAKLPNTEWAAKSVLSLPVQPQITQKHLQTTARIIKSL